Proteins found in one Carassius auratus strain Wakin chromosome 42, ASM336829v1, whole genome shotgun sequence genomic segment:
- the LOC113060385 gene encoding ornithine decarboxylase-like has protein sequence MTSMTGSDFDFTFLEEGFCARDIVEQKINESSLSDDKDAFYVADLGDVLKKHLRWLRVLPRVTPFYAVKCNDSRAVLTTLASLGAGFDCASKTEIQIIQSVGVEPSRIIYANPCKQVSQIKYASAHGVQMMTFDSEVELMKVARCHENAKLVLRIATDDSKAVCRLSVKFGATLKSSRLLLERAKELGLDVIGVSFHVGSGCTDPETYSQAISDARYVFDMGAELGYNMTLLDIGGGFPGSDDTKLKFEEIAAVINPALDKYFPVDCGVRIIAEPGRYYVASAYTLAVNIIAKKVIMKEQSASDEEEDGASDRTLMYYVNDGVYGSFNCILYDHAHVLPTLHKKPKPDERMYPCSIWGPTCDGLDRIVEQCGLPDMQVGDWLLFENMGAYTVAASSTFNGFQKPDIHYIMSRTAWQCMQQIRAQGPPLPAEDLCAGSVPSHCGRQSTLDVPAKPCPTQVL, from the exons ATGACCTCTATGACTGGATCAGACTTTGACTTCACCTTCCTGGAGGAGGGATTCTGTGCACGTGATATCGTGGAGCAGAAGATCAACGAGTCATCACTATCA GATGACAAAGATGCCTTCTATGTGGCCGACCTGGGAGACGTCCTGAAGAAGCACCTGCGCTGGTTGCGTGTGTTGCCCCGTGTCACACCGTTCTACGCAGTGAAGTGCAATGACAGCAGGGCTGTGCTCACGACTCTGGCGTCTCTGGGAGCCGGGTTCGACTGCGCAAGCAAG ACTGAGATCCAGATCATTCAGTCTGTGGGTGTGGAGCCGAGCAGGATCATCTACGCCAATCCCTGCAAGCAGGTGTCTCAGATCAAGTACGCCTCTGCTCACGGAGTGCAGATGATGACGTTTGACAGCGAAGTGGAGCTCATGAAGGTGGCACGATGCCATGAGAACGCCAA ACTGGTTCTCCGTATCGCCACTGATGACTCCAAGGCCGTGTGCAGGTTAAGTGTGAAGTTTGGCGCCACGTTAAAGAGCAGTCGTCTGTTGCTGGAGCGGGCGAAGGAGCTCGGGCTGGACGTGATTGGAGTCAGTTTCCATGTGGGCAGCGGTTGCACTGATCCGGAGACGTACAGCCAGGCTATCTCTGATGCACGCTATGTTtttgacatgggg GCGGAGCTGGGATATAACATGACCCTGCTTGATATTGGAGGAGGCTTTCCGGGCTCTGATGACACCAAACTGAAATTTGAAGAG ATCGCTGCTGTGATTAACCCTGCACTGGATAAGTATTTCCCTGTTGACTGCGGCGTGAGGATCATTGCTGAACCTGGCCGCTATTATGTAGCGTCTGCGTACACGCTGGCGGTCAACATCATCGCCAAAAAGGTCATCATGAAGGAGCAATCAGCCTCAGATG AAGAAGAGGATGGGGCCAGTGACCGAACCCTGATGTACTACGTGAACGATGGTGTTTATGGTTCCTTCAACTGTATTCTGTATGATCATGCGCACGTCCTGCCAACTCTGCACAAG AAACCCAAGCCAGACGAGCGCATGTACCCGTGCAGTATTTGGGGCCCGACCTGTGATGGGCTGGACCGTATCGTGGAGCAGTGCGGCCTGCCGGACATGCAGGTGGGCGACTGGCTGCTGTTTGAGAACATGGGCGCCTACACGGTGGCCGCGTCCTCCACCTTCAATGGCTTCCAGAAACCTGATATCCATTACATCATGTCCCGCACAGCCTG GCAGTGTATGCAGCAGATCCGTGCTCAGGGGCCTCCTCTTCCTGCGGAGGATCTCTGTGCTGGAAGCGTGCCATCCCACTGCGGACGCCAGAGCACACTGGACGTGCCAGCCAAACCGTGCCCTACTCAAGTGCTGTGA